In Sulfitobacter sp. LCG007, the sequence GGTCCCCGGAAAGCACAAGCTGGATTGCGTAGCATGCCCGCCGTACAGGTGTGCTGGCCTCCTGGGGATGTATTGCATCCCTCAGACGCAGAATATGCGTGTCGGGCGTCATGATCGACAGCCGCGTCCTGCGATCGCCGTTCTCGATGACTGCGCCATTGATAAGCACCCTTTCCTTGGGGCCAAGCTTCAGAACGAGTCCGCTCATTTTGTCGGCTCCGATTTTTTAAGACCGCGCAGGATCGCGGTGTTGATCTCGAGCAGCGGAACGGCCGATGCCTTGTCCACAAGGACCTTGCTGGAATATTGCAGCGTGAACTTGGCCAGATATAGGATCCTGGCGCGAAGCTCCGGTTCAAGCAGGTTTTTCGGGTCGGCCACGTCGACTGCCAGCGTGCTCCACAGTTCGCGGTTCTCAAGCAGTGCGGCGGCCATATCGGCGGTTTTCCCAGTATCTATCGCTCGTTTGAGGCGGCTGGTGATGCGCGCTATCACCTCATACTCGGCCCCCCGGGCCGTCTTGATCGGAGCGGAAGTCGGCGCATAGGCGCGCTTTGCCATGGCAGTTGAGTTCACGATGTCACCTTCGCTCGGTCATGGGGGAGGGGATACGGTATCAGGGGCGCGCCTGAACGCGCCCCCGACCATTGGCTTAGCGGAAGAGCGACAGGATCGACTGCGGTGCCTGGTTGGCGATCGACAGGGCCTGGACACCCAGCTGCTGCTGGGTCTGAAGCGCCTGAAGCCGAGCCGACTGTGCTTCCATGTCCGCGTCGACGAGCGAACCGATGCCAGCTGTCATTGCATCCATCACTTTCCCGATGAACGTACCCTGATCCTGGATCTGCTTTGCAGAGGCACCAAGTGCGGCTGCGCCGTCGACGGCCGTCTGGATATGCGCTTCGATGAGCGCAATCGACGCCTCGGCAAGGGTCGCGTCGGACACGTCGATGTCCGACAGGTCGAGGTTGGTGGTGAAATCGACCGCCGAAACGGTGATGTTCGCCGCCGTCACTGCGCCGGTGTTGTCGCGGTCGATCGAGGACAGGACTGTCAGGTCAACACCATCGTCGTTCAGCAGGTTCATGCCGTTGAACTGGGATGCGTTCACGATCGAGGTCACCTGCGCCACCTTGCTGGTGATATCCGCCGTCAGCTTGGTGTAGTCGACGTTTTCACCTGTACCTGCGACAACCTTTTCCTTGATGTCCTTCAGGATGTCGGTGATCTGCTCGGCGCCGGCAAGTGCCACGGCAACGGTCGATTCACCCAGCGAGAGAGCTGAGGAAACCGCCTTGAAGCCGCTGACATCGGACTCCATGACCTTCGAGATGGCCCAGATGGCGGAGTTGTCCTTGGCCCCGGTGATGTCCTTGCCGGTGGCAATGGCGCTCTGGGCCTTCTCCAGTTGCATGTTGGTGGTTTTGAGGGTCTGCAGGGCGACCATGGCGCCGCGGTTGGTAAGAATGCTCGACATAAGCATGCTCCTTCAAAAAAGACGCTTTTTGCGTCGGTGATGCCCCGCCGGCGTTCCCGGCTGGGCGATAAGCGCCTTTCTGACCGTTGCAGTCGCCCCCTTGGGGCGATGCGCCA encodes:
- the flbT gene encoding flagellar biosynthesis repressor FlbT; translated protein: MSGLVLKLGPKERVLINGAVIENGDRRTRLSIMTPDTHILRLRDAIHPQEASTPVRRACYAIQLVLSGDHDPSEAHLSLLRQIEELSQVFTDPDSRMQLGEASQSIIDKQHYRALKSLRTLIAREDRLMAARPS
- the flaF gene encoding flagellar biosynthesis regulator FlaF, with translation MAKRAYAPTSAPIKTARGAEYEVIARITSRLKRAIDTGKTADMAAALLENRELWSTLAVDVADPKNLLEPELRARILYLAKFTLQYSSKVLVDKASAVPLLEINTAILRGLKKSEPTK
- a CDS encoding flagellin → MSSILTNRGAMVALQTLKTTNMQLEKAQSAIATGKDITGAKDNSAIWAISKVMESDVSGFKAVSSALSLGESTVAVALAGAEQITDILKDIKEKVVAGTGENVDYTKLTADITSKVAQVTSIVNASQFNGMNLLNDDGVDLTVLSSIDRDNTGAVTAANITVSAVDFTTNLDLSDIDVSDATLAEASIALIEAHIQTAVDGAAALGASAKQIQDQGTFIGKVMDAMTAGIGSLVDADMEAQSARLQALQTQQQLGVQALSIANQAPQSILSLFR